One part of the Phycisphaeraceae bacterium genome encodes these proteins:
- a CDS encoding type II secretion system F family protein: protein MAVFRYKVLGADSGFATIEALDRPSAVRELVRKGITPGTVEEVSSDLRSENDASLEHAGANISGWRKSRAMNRNEMTSFVRELATALDAGLPLVQAIQTLGKQGATPTQKALLTSILADVESGKSLGDAAANWGKPFSDLTISMFRAGDASGEMAKVLSQTADLLEKDLKLRRQVVSALIYPLILLVLIGGSIAVILTVVVPKIIGQLGQGAELPLPTRILLGSTDFLAQWWWLILASIGFVIVGIKKYRDSDDGRLASDRMLLQTPLLGRVLRDVAVARFTRTLGTLTGAGIPILNALRVTKATLGNRAMEVVVEEVADKVSAGRSIAEPMDRSGYFPAMLVQIVNLGERSGRLDEMLLRAADAFEDRSETSIRIAMEAFKPMLVVVLALLVGGVIVAVLLPIIQMQESLFTQ, encoded by the coding sequence ATGGCGGTGTTCAGATACAAGGTGCTCGGCGCGGATAGCGGCTTTGCGACGATCGAAGCGCTTGATCGCCCAAGTGCTGTGCGTGAACTTGTGCGCAAGGGAATCACGCCGGGCACTGTCGAGGAGGTTTCCTCCGATCTGCGAAGCGAGAATGATGCATCGCTAGAGCATGCGGGTGCGAATATCAGCGGCTGGCGCAAGTCGCGTGCGATGAACCGTAATGAGATGACCTCGTTTGTGCGCGAGCTTGCAACCGCGCTCGATGCGGGGTTGCCACTCGTGCAGGCGATCCAGACACTCGGCAAGCAGGGTGCAACCCCAACGCAGAAGGCGCTGCTCACATCCATTCTGGCTGATGTTGAGAGTGGAAAGTCTCTGGGTGATGCTGCTGCAAACTGGGGCAAGCCGTTCTCGGATCTGACGATCAGCATGTTCCGCGCGGGTGACGCATCTGGTGAGATGGCAAAGGTGCTAAGCCAGACAGCGGACCTGCTTGAAAAGGATCTGAAGCTGCGCAGGCAGGTTGTCAGTGCGTTGATCTATCCATTAATTCTGCTCGTGCTTATTGGCGGTTCAATAGCGGTCATTCTGACTGTGGTGGTGCCGAAGATCATCGGCCAGCTTGGCCAAGGCGCTGAACTCCCGCTGCCAACACGTATTCTGCTTGGTTCGACAGATTTCCTCGCGCAGTGGTGGTGGCTGATTCTTGCATCCATTGGCTTTGTTATTGTCGGCATCAAAAAATACCGTGACAGCGACGATGGCAGACTCGCAAGCGATCGCATGCTGCTGCAGACACCGCTTCTTGGTCGTGTGCTTCGTGATGTTGCAGTTGCGAGATTTACTCGGACGCTTGGCACACTGACAGGCGCTGGTATCCCGATTCTCAACGCGCTGCGGGTCACAAAGGCGACACTCGGCAATCGTGCGATGGAAGTGGTTGTTGAAGAGGTTGCAGATAAAGTCTCTGCGGGTCGATCAATCGCGGAGCCAATGGATCGAAGCGGATACTTCCCCGCGATGCTCGTGCAGATTGTGAACCTTGGCGAGCGTTCGGGACGTCTTGATGAGATGCTGCTTCGAGCTGCTGACGCGTTCGAGGACCGATCTGAAACCAGCATTCGCATTGCAATGGAAGCATTCAAGCCGATGCTTGTGGTGGTTCTTGCACTGCTTGTTGGCGGCGTCATCGTGGCGGTGCTGCTGCCAATCATCCAGATGCAGGAGAGCCTGTTTACGCAATAA
- a CDS encoding general secretion pathway protein GspK, translating into MKRVCSSSSLRSQRGFALLMALWVAVLAVAILVVVQAYGNRQAGAGQEALAKVRAYWAARAGVEATLARLAWNTESPDLADAFRVMDDMVDVAEGDLGDATYVVSHAHLREEKDVLGPIDAHAMLNIGRTSGEQLLNIPLMTEDVIAGITDWMDDDDDVTVGGAEISQYLSNPRPYGPRNAMFRSLAEMELVNYAEQDLIRGEDWNMNFRLDPEENDRDFAWPGDNGDGVLDLGWAQYLTTASVDSWLSVEGEERLILTDASASEISSRIEVSAEQADVIAKHVESAQTLGDFIRTPLNELQDPETNQPINADVEPLTTDQLVKLLDETTLADIPAGAVPGKLNINTADEEVLELIMDSTAVSRVVAARDSRVGSGGWTSIVDVMEVDGFGRDVVANLYEIADIRSNVYIVPVVGRDKKSGIKVEMIATLDRSTLPVVIRELRVR; encoded by the coding sequence ATGAAACGTGTTTGCTCCTCTTCTTCGCTGCGCTCTCAACGCGGATTCGCGCTGCTGATGGCACTCTGGGTTGCTGTGCTCGCCGTAGCGATTCTTGTTGTTGTGCAGGCGTACGGGAATAGACAAGCGGGAGCGGGTCAGGAGGCGCTTGCAAAGGTGCGAGCTTACTGGGCTGCGCGGGCCGGTGTTGAAGCAACGCTTGCACGACTGGCATGGAACACGGAATCCCCCGATCTTGCGGATGCGTTCCGCGTAATGGATGATATGGTGGATGTTGCAGAGGGGGATCTTGGTGATGCGACCTATGTTGTGTCGCACGCGCATCTGCGGGAAGAAAAGGATGTACTTGGACCTATCGACGCACATGCGATGCTCAACATCGGTCGCACCAGCGGTGAACAACTCCTGAATATCCCATTGATGACGGAAGATGTCATCGCGGGCATCACTGACTGGATGGATGATGATGATGACGTCACGGTGGGAGGTGCGGAGATATCGCAGTACCTGTCCAATCCACGCCCGTATGGGCCAAGGAATGCGATGTTCCGTTCGCTCGCGGAAATGGAACTCGTCAACTATGCGGAGCAGGATCTAATACGTGGCGAAGACTGGAACATGAACTTCAGACTTGATCCTGAAGAGAATGATCGTGACTTTGCCTGGCCTGGGGACAACGGCGATGGGGTTCTTGACCTTGGGTGGGCGCAGTATCTGACGACCGCGAGTGTTGATTCCTGGCTCTCGGTTGAGGGCGAGGAAAGGCTCATTCTGACCGATGCGAGTGCATCCGAGATCTCATCGCGGATAGAGGTGAGCGCGGAGCAGGCGGACGTGATTGCGAAACATGTCGAAAGCGCGCAGACGCTCGGCGATTTTATCCGCACGCCACTGAACGAACTTCAGGATCCCGAAACCAATCAGCCCATTAATGCCGATGTTGAGCCGCTGACAACCGACCAACTTGTGAAGCTTCTCGATGAGACTACTCTGGCAGACATCCCCGCTGGTGCGGTGCCGGGCAAGCTGAACATCAACACAGCAGATGAAGAGGTGCTTGAGTTGATTATGGACTCGACGGCTGTCTCCCGGGTTGTGGCTGCTCGCGACTCAAGAGTGGGATCGGGAGGGTGGACATCGATTGTCGATGTGATGGAAGTGGACGGGTTCGGTCGCGATGTTGTGGCGAATCTGTATGAAATTGCGGATATTCGGTCAAACGTGTATATCGTGCCCGTTGTTGGCAGGGACAAAAAATCGGGGATCAAGGTTGAAATGATTGCGACGCTGGATCGTTCCACCCTGCCGGTTGTCATAAGGGAGCTCCGTGTCCGATGA
- a CDS encoding PilN domain-containing protein → MSEARQPESVAARSGQWTGSVAVVCSAPGNRVRVDVFKGDGVGIRLADSVDLPVDSGSVQSTIRRLRADQVVAVVPSGQSICRVVPLPEGVGGAEALSSLSLLAEAQLPSRVPDHRRAVGLFPSQTQSVSGLLTGWIPGRESTIERLSDHKWHWVSEPSCAAALAGIGSSGVVVVTDKHAGTITGAACGTGHGMVRSRVDTSGDASRIASLLHELVHGTDTAHTDIESLAQRAASGKSCVASSQTRSSIGRVFSGATIDDAWFEKHGVSAGAAIIALDARCEVSSLCAIRAEPVVEKLGTLDRVKASLSNPRSAWVAAVVCGLIALIAPLGFAYARTLVLEKQLEDASIPEDRFSSLSDEAAVYDHLRTARWPMTRLMSIVSRAAPVGITVSSIRLSPDVGLRVSGQAQSAALINDFVQNLNTSKVFERARSSSIDATDDRGIVFELSAQVGSDPHREVPKDFPDYAEETLAVRLYGEGASNTRWTGGGSSSSSGRTSNRTSSRPSRETLANAGNESRATTDRASERPERGGEAGVAPAPPALSEADISAMDNNTARAAFAARQGYIGQNRSTMDEETKQRLESEVNQLRDHLRALRGGE, encoded by the coding sequence ATGAGTGAGGCCCGTCAACCAGAGTCTGTCGCTGCGCGTTCCGGTCAATGGACTGGATCGGTTGCTGTTGTCTGTTCGGCTCCGGGCAACCGTGTGCGTGTGGACGTGTTCAAAGGAGACGGCGTGGGCATCCGTCTCGCAGACTCAGTCGATCTTCCAGTCGACTCTGGATCCGTTCAGAGCACAATCCGCAGACTGCGTGCCGATCAGGTTGTGGCAGTTGTGCCGTCCGGACAGAGTATCTGTCGCGTTGTACCACTTCCCGAAGGGGTTGGTGGTGCCGAGGCACTTTCTTCATTGTCATTGCTTGCTGAGGCTCAGCTTCCGTCTCGTGTTCCCGATCATCGCAGAGCAGTTGGGTTGTTCCCATCACAGACACAATCGGTGTCGGGTCTGTTAACGGGCTGGATCCCCGGCCGCGAGAGCACCATCGAGCGACTTTCTGATCACAAATGGCATTGGGTCAGTGAGCCGTCATGTGCAGCTGCGCTCGCAGGTATTGGTTCATCCGGTGTTGTGGTTGTCACGGACAAGCACGCGGGAACGATCACAGGTGCTGCGTGCGGCACTGGTCATGGGATGGTGCGGTCTCGCGTTGATACATCCGGCGATGCATCACGGATTGCTTCCTTGCTGCATGAGCTTGTGCATGGTACTGACACTGCACATACTGATATTGAATCCCTTGCGCAGCGAGCCGCAAGCGGAAAGTCCTGTGTTGCAAGTTCGCAGACGCGAAGTTCCATCGGACGTGTTTTCAGCGGTGCAACTATTGATGACGCGTGGTTTGAGAAGCATGGAGTTTCTGCGGGTGCAGCAATCATCGCGCTCGATGCAAGATGTGAAGTTTCATCATTGTGTGCAATCCGTGCGGAGCCTGTGGTAGAAAAGCTTGGCACGCTGGATCGTGTGAAAGCATCGCTGTCCAATCCTCGATCGGCGTGGGTTGCAGCGGTTGTGTGCGGGTTGATTGCGTTGATCGCGCCACTCGGGTTTGCCTATGCGAGAACACTCGTACTTGAGAAACAGCTTGAGGATGCATCGATCCCCGAGGACAGGTTTTCTTCATTGTCTGACGAGGCAGCGGTGTACGACCATCTCCGCACCGCTCGCTGGCCCATGACGCGGCTGATGTCGATCGTCTCGCGGGCCGCACCGGTTGGCATTACAGTTTCGTCGATTCGACTCTCGCCGGATGTTGGCTTGCGTGTTTCGGGTCAAGCCCAGAGCGCAGCGTTGATCAATGACTTCGTCCAGAACTTGAACACATCCAAAGTGTTCGAGCGTGCTCGTTCATCGTCGATCGACGCAACAGATGATCGCGGGATCGTCTTTGAACTCTCCGCACAAGTTGGATCTGACCCGCATCGGGAGGTTCCGAAGGACTTTCCGGATTACGCTGAAGAAACGCTCGCTGTGCGTTTGTATGGTGAGGGTGCATCAAACACGCGCTGGACTGGTGGTGGTTCATCTTCGAGCAGCGGACGGACAAGCAACAGAACGTCATCAAGACCGTCGCGTGAGACGCTTGCGAACGCAGGCAATGAGTCTCGCGCGACAACCGATCGTGCATCGGAACGTCCCGAGCGAGGAGGTGAGGCTGGTGTAGCACCTGCGCCTCCAGCACTCAGCGAAGCAGATATCTCGGCGATGGACAATAACACTGCCCGCGCAGCATTTGCAGCGAGACAGGGATACATAGGCCAGAATAGATCAACAATGGATGAGGAAACAAAGCAGCGATTGGAAAGCGAAGTGAATCAGCTTCGAGACCATCTTCGTGCATTGCGAGGTGGTGAATGA
- a CDS encoding type II secretion system protein, with protein MTRAPRQAFTLVEVIVVVSMLAIIAGFITPRLMRRSDAPAQDTVEMVRVFLSSVAARDAATSAPIAIEYNADAHTLGLLIENDNPEIRSFWKRDTITPRVDLGAVNLTAAIADGGLLGRDGWRFELAQAERRARLEFELESRSSGRRWVVSLEPMAMRAASSTSNEVPTSVDVIDLDDTARGNWVW; from the coding sequence GTGACACGTGCTCCGCGCCAGGCGTTCACACTCGTGGAAGTGATCGTGGTTGTCTCCATGCTCGCGATCATTGCGGGCTTTATTACGCCCCGACTTATGCGACGCTCCGATGCGCCAGCACAGGATACCGTGGAGATGGTGAGGGTGTTTCTTTCGTCGGTAGCCGCTCGTGATGCAGCGACGAGTGCGCCGATTGCCATTGAGTACAATGCCGATGCGCACACGCTGGGTCTGCTGATCGAGAACGATAACCCTGAGATTCGATCGTTCTGGAAGCGTGACACAATCACACCGAGGGTTGATCTTGGTGCGGTGAATCTGACCGCTGCAATCGCTGATGGTGGCTTGCTCGGACGTGATGGATGGCGGTTTGAGCTTGCGCAAGCTGAACGCCGGGCCCGTCTTGAGTTCGAGCTTGAAAGTCGCTCGTCTGGCAGAAGATGGGTTGTTTCTCTTGAGCCGATGGCAATGCGAGCCGCGTCCTCGACATCAAATGAAGTGCCAACATCAGTTGATGTGATCGATCTTGATGACACAGCACGGGGGAACTGGGTGTGGTGA
- the gspG gene encoding type II secretion system major pseudopilin GspG: MQKKTNIKRAARSAFTLVEVIVIVTILGVIAAVVATRLTGAIGKSKAKMAAANAASLYSALEQFEIDHGELESGDTIDILWDRPGDVAEADWEPYVKNAEALLDPWGNKYVLQVPGNKNPYDFDVISYGADGQPGGEGDSTDIVR, from the coding sequence ATGCAGAAAAAAACGAACATAAAGCGCGCGGCACGGAGCGCATTCACGCTGGTCGAGGTTATCGTGATTGTGACGATTCTTGGTGTGATTGCAGCGGTTGTTGCAACACGTCTGACCGGTGCTATCGGCAAGAGCAAGGCAAAGATGGCAGCAGCGAATGCAGCATCGCTTTATAGCGCGCTCGAACAGTTTGAGATCGATCATGGCGAGCTTGAGTCCGGTGACACAATCGACATTCTGTGGGATCGTCCCGGCGATGTCGCCGAAGCTGACTGGGAGCCGTACGTCAAGAACGCTGAAGCGCTGCTTGATCCGTGGGGGAACAAATATGTGCTCCAGGTGCCCGGCAACAAGAACCCGTATGACTTTGACGTGATCAGCTATGGCGCGGATGGCCAGCCCGGCGGCGAGGGTGACAGCACGGATATTGTCAGGTGA
- a CDS encoding type II/IV secretion system protein, which translates to MPTEPEQSLRLPESGLNGDSLDIPLPDESESDTGPLDRMPSLNSDASSLIDAEQAVRLRAVPFGFDDGRLLVAMMDTADADAIDEIALTAALPVQPRAIEPDAFDQLIRSAFGTTAAKMAARLGGESDEDDLVANLQAIEADDLHRMAEQPSLINLVNLIILEGIRARASDIHIEPFEKQLTVKYRVDGVLVEQDSPPKTLQPAITSRIKIMAGMNIAERYAPQDGHITLRFEGRKIDIRVSTVPTIYGESIVMRILDKESISLDLETLGMEAHDRNRIHRMIDLPHGMVLVTGPTGSGKTTTLYACLTRLYDPGKKIITIEDPVEYELSGINQIPVNPKRGLTFATGLRSILRQDPDVVMVGEIRDGETAEIAVRAALTGHLIFSTLHTNNAPSAIGRLLDMGIEPFLLSSVLEGVLAQRLGRKICQECRDRARISEATWHRLSSRERAMFDDGMAWKGSGCDECNGSGYRGRIGFFELMAVHSDLRAAIANKAGPMELRTKAGRDFVTMREDGLAKALAGRTSIEQVLRSTQDTEELPTDLSSGTRTSDGAGN; encoded by the coding sequence ATGCCCACAGAGCCCGAACAGTCGCTCCGCCTACCCGAATCCGGGCTCAACGGAGACAGTCTGGACATACCCCTGCCCGACGAGAGCGAATCGGATACGGGCCCTCTCGATCGGATGCCCTCGCTGAACTCGGATGCGTCGTCACTCATTGATGCCGAGCAGGCTGTTCGGCTTCGAGCAGTCCCCTTCGGGTTCGATGACGGCCGATTGCTGGTGGCAATGATGGATACGGCTGATGCAGACGCGATTGACGAAATTGCGCTGACAGCGGCGCTACCAGTTCAGCCGAGAGCAATCGAGCCTGATGCGTTTGACCAACTCATCCGGTCGGCATTCGGTACGACGGCTGCGAAGATGGCTGCCAGACTTGGCGGCGAATCGGACGAGGATGATCTTGTTGCCAACTTGCAGGCGATCGAAGCAGATGACCTGCATCGCATGGCCGAGCAGCCGTCGCTTATCAATCTCGTCAATCTCATTATCCTTGAGGGCATTCGCGCTCGTGCATCCGACATCCATATCGAGCCGTTCGAGAAACAACTGACGGTAAAGTATCGCGTCGACGGTGTGCTGGTGGAGCAGGACTCACCACCAAAGACACTCCAGCCTGCCATTACGTCACGTATCAAGATCATGGCTGGTATGAACATCGCCGAGCGGTATGCACCGCAGGACGGGCATATCACGTTGCGATTTGAGGGTCGCAAGATCGATATCCGTGTTTCGACAGTGCCGACGATTTACGGCGAGTCGATTGTGATGCGTATTCTCGATAAGGAATCGATTTCACTTGACCTCGAAACTCTTGGTATGGAAGCGCATGATCGAAACCGCATCCATCGGATGATCGATCTGCCGCACGGGATGGTGCTTGTCACTGGTCCTACTGGATCCGGTAAGACAACAACGCTGTACGCGTGTCTGACTCGTCTCTACGACCCCGGCAAAAAAATTATTACGATTGAAGATCCGGTTGAGTACGAACTCTCGGGCATCAATCAGATCCCGGTAAATCCGAAGCGTGGGCTTACCTTCGCGACAGGGTTGCGATCAATCCTTCGTCAGGACCCCGATGTTGTGATGGTCGGTGAGATTCGTGACGGCGAAACAGCGGAGATTGCCGTGCGTGCTGCGCTGACCGGCCACCTGATCTTCTCGACGCTGCACACAAACAACGCACCGAGTGCGATTGGACGTCTGCTTGACATGGGCATCGAGCCGTTCCTGCTCTCAAGCGTGCTTGAGGGTGTGCTTGCACAGCGACTCGGTCGGAAGATCTGCCAAGAGTGTCGAGATCGTGCCCGAATCTCTGAAGCAACATGGCATCGTCTGTCATCGCGCGAGCGCGCAATGTTTGATGATGGGATGGCGTGGAAGGGCAGCGGGTGCGATGAGTGCAATGGTTCGGGATACCGTGGGCGAATCGGTTTCTTTGAGTTGATGGCAGTGCATTCAGACCTTCGTGCTGCAATCGCGAACAAGGCTGGGCCGATGGAACTTCGCACCAAGGCTGGTCGCGATTTTGTCACTATGCGTGAGGACGGCCTTGCGAAGGCTCTGGCTGGCCGGACGAGTATCGAGCAGGTACTTCGCTCAACCCAGGACACGGAAGAACTCCCAACGGACCTTTCATCAGGTACACGCACCTCTGATGGGGCAGGCAACTGA
- a CDS encoding prepilin-type N-terminal cleavage/methylation domain-containing protein, with amino-acid sequence MRRGLTLVELIVGIVVLSLVVSMVASSISSIGRARTIAVARADAFAQARVAVDRIAAAVVQIARDQDLQQARFLLTSEQNGANSADELMMLIRSMQPVRGEYGEPEGADREVQFRIGDAGGRPTYGKGAESILWERTDPALDQYLDGGGIAVAVASGIESLSIEAFDGESWMQTWDSDRDGLPWGVRINVTAHDTRHRVRAYGHRLIAIDRVATPWPPAEEEDEGEEGA; translated from the coding sequence ATGCGCCGTGGATTGACACTTGTTGAACTGATCGTCGGGATTGTGGTCTTGAGCCTTGTGGTTTCGATGGTTGCATCATCTATTTCATCCATCGGGCGTGCGAGAACAATCGCAGTCGCACGGGCCGACGCGTTTGCGCAGGCGCGCGTCGCAGTTGACCGGATCGCGGCGGCGGTCGTGCAGATTGCGCGAGATCAGGATCTTCAGCAGGCACGATTCCTGCTGACATCTGAGCAGAACGGCGCGAACTCGGCTGACGAGTTGATGATGCTGATCCGTTCGATGCAGCCGGTCCGAGGCGAGTACGGCGAGCCGGAGGGGGCGGATCGAGAGGTCCAGTTCAGGATCGGTGACGCAGGTGGGAGACCGACATACGGCAAGGGGGCGGAATCGATTCTGTGGGAGCGGACCGACCCCGCGCTCGATCAATATCTTGATGGAGGTGGAATCGCAGTGGCAGTGGCAAGCGGGATTGAATCTCTCTCTATTGAAGCCTTTGACGGTGAATCATGGATGCAGACATGGGACAGCGATCGTGATGGTCTGCCGTGGGGAGTTCGGATCAACGTGACAGCACACGACACTCGACATCGTGTGCGCGCATATGGGCACAGGTTGATTGCGATCGATCGTGTTGCAACACCATGGCCTCCAGCCGAGGAGGAAGACGAAGGCGAGGAGGGCGCATGA